One Paraburkholderia kururiensis DNA window includes the following coding sequences:
- the flhD gene encoding flagellar transcriptional regulator FlhD — translation MKSCDALDSIREINLSYLMLAQRLLREDRPAGMFRLGLSEPLADLLSGLSLAQTVKLAACDQLLCFFRFNDHAMLGALTSPEKAAGFAQTHTAVLLSGQPAEQFA, via the coding sequence ATGAAGAGCTGCGACGCGCTGGACTCGATCCGCGAAATCAATCTGTCTTATCTGATGCTTGCCCAGCGTCTGCTGCGCGAAGACCGGCCGGCCGGCATGTTCCGGCTGGGCCTTTCCGAGCCGCTCGCCGATCTGCTCTCCGGTCTCTCGCTCGCGCAGACGGTGAAGCTTGCCGCGTGCGACCAGCTGTTGTGCTTCTTCCGTTTCAACGACCACGCCATGCTGGGCGCGCTGACGTCGCCGGAGAAGGCCGCCGGCTTTGCGCAAACCCATACGGCGGTTCTGCTGTCGGGCCAGCCGGCCGAACAGTTCGCCTGA
- the flhC gene encoding flagellar transcriptional regulator FlhC, producing MPTRSLTEDAQEVLRAIALIELGARMQVLESELALPRDRLIRLYREVKGESPPKGMLPSSADWYMTWMANIHASLFYNTYVFLKNEAKCSHLDALTKGYRLYREHCTHAGLEPLLDLTRAWTLVRFFNGGLLEMTQCSRCSGRFIGHKYDLRRNKACAICQPPSRAGKPGKPARDEGRARPLPPAVAAREMATPLAA from the coding sequence ATGCCCACCCGAAGCCTGACCGAAGACGCCCAGGAAGTGCTGCGCGCCATTGCATTGATCGAGCTGGGCGCGCGCATGCAGGTGCTCGAAAGCGAGCTTGCGCTGCCGCGCGACCGTCTCATCAGGCTGTATCGGGAGGTGAAGGGCGAGTCGCCGCCCAAGGGCATGCTGCCGTCGTCGGCGGACTGGTACATGACGTGGATGGCGAACATCCACGCCTCGCTCTTCTATAACACCTATGTGTTTCTCAAGAACGAGGCGAAGTGCTCGCATCTGGATGCGCTCACGAAGGGGTACCGGCTCTATCGCGAGCATTGCACGCACGCGGGGCTCGAGCCGCTGCTCGACCTCACGCGCGCATGGACGCTGGTGCGTTTCTTCAACGGCGGCCTTCTCGAGATGACGCAGTGTTCGCGTTGCAGCGGCCGGTTCATCGGCCACAAGTACGACCTGCGGCGCAACAAAGCCTGTGCGATCTGCCAGCCGCCGTCGCGCGCGGGCAAGCCCGGCAAGCCGGCTCGTGACGAGGGCCGGGCGAGGCCGCTACCGCCCGCCGTGGCCGCGCGTGAAATGGCGACGCCGCTGGCGGCTTAG
- a CDS encoding AI-2E family transporter has product MNPHSPAPKPASIPQQQSQRVAAAALYTALVVLALWMVREFIPAVAWAGVIAIALWPAFRAIESRRWFKGRTTLIGALLTLAVGLLVLLPVAVGIAQAAGEAHSLLGWIRGAQETGVPVPDFVAHLPFGARPLTEWWQANLARPLGASPAMKDLHGNAVVAFGQRFGLRAAHALLHFVFTLLTVFVIFQAGPRLSGTILRGAERAFGQRGVELAQRMGAAVRGTVTGLVVVGLGEGVLLGTGYALAGVPHVALLAAVTAVAAMLPFCAPIVFCGVALWLALVPGATVAAIAIAAAGFVITFVADHFVRPVLIGSSTRLPFLLVLFGILGGAGTFGLLGIFIGPALMTILMVLWDEWLQPGSGEAAVRR; this is encoded by the coding sequence ATGAACCCGCATTCGCCTGCTCCCAAACCCGCCTCCATCCCCCAACAACAAAGCCAGCGTGTCGCCGCGGCCGCCCTCTATACCGCGCTCGTGGTCCTCGCGCTGTGGATGGTGCGCGAGTTCATTCCCGCCGTGGCCTGGGCGGGCGTCATCGCCATCGCCTTGTGGCCGGCTTTTCGCGCCATCGAAAGCCGCCGCTGGTTCAAGGGCCGCACGACGCTGATCGGGGCGCTGCTGACGCTGGCGGTCGGGCTGCTCGTGCTATTGCCCGTGGCCGTGGGCATCGCGCAGGCGGCCGGCGAAGCGCACAGCCTGCTCGGCTGGATTCGCGGCGCGCAGGAAACCGGCGTGCCGGTGCCGGACTTCGTGGCGCATCTTCCGTTCGGCGCCCGCCCATTGACCGAGTGGTGGCAGGCCAATCTCGCCCGGCCGCTCGGCGCGTCGCCGGCCATGAAGGACCTGCACGGCAACGCCGTGGTGGCGTTCGGCCAGCGCTTCGGCCTGCGCGCGGCCCACGCGCTGCTGCATTTCGTCTTCACGCTGCTGACCGTGTTCGTGATCTTCCAGGCGGGGCCGCGCCTCTCGGGCACGATCCTGCGCGGCGCCGAACGCGCCTTCGGCCAGCGCGGCGTCGAACTCGCGCAGCGCATGGGCGCGGCGGTGCGCGGGACGGTGACGGGGCTGGTGGTGGTGGGGCTGGGTGAGGGCGTGCTGCTCGGCACGGGCTACGCGCTGGCCGGCGTGCCGCACGTGGCGCTGCTCGCGGCCGTGACTGCGGTGGCCGCGATGCTGCCGTTCTGTGCGCCCATCGTGTTTTGCGGCGTGGCGTTGTGGCTCGCGCTCGTGCCGGGCGCGACCGTGGCGGCGATCGCGATTGCCGCGGCCGGTTTCGTCATCACGTTCGTGGCCGACCATTTCGTGCGGCCCGTTCTGATCGGCAGTTCCACGCGCCTGCCGTTCCTGCTCGTGCTGTTCGGCATTCTGGGCGGAGCCGGGACGTTCGGGCTGCTGGGCATCTTCATCGGTCCCGCGCTCATGACCATACTCATGGTGCTCTGGGACGAGTGGCTGCAGCCGGGCAGCGGCGAGGCGGCGGTCCGGCGGTGA
- a CDS encoding DUF3331 domain-containing protein has product MKTRLSLLALDGANGERIEILEQSDTTLVIRWVEPGRCHYGEQRWRRRSAHTSGTCAVTRRKIRRGDAVFKPAERPAPLNASVMIAAEVFGSLATAE; this is encoded by the coding sequence ATGAAGACCAGATTGTCCCTGCTTGCTCTTGACGGCGCGAACGGCGAACGGATCGAAATTCTCGAACAGTCCGACACGACGCTGGTGATCCGCTGGGTGGAGCCCGGCCGATGCCACTACGGCGAACAGCGCTGGCGCCGCCGCTCGGCGCACACTTCGGGGACATGCGCAGTCACGCGCCGCAAGATCCGCCGCGGCGACGCCGTTTTCAAGCCGGCCGAGCGGCCGGCTCCCCTGAACGCATCGGTGATGATCGCCGCCGAGGTATTCGGCAGCCTCGCCACGGCGGAGTAG